The window TTCATACCGTTCCAGACCGTAGTAGGCCCATCCGCGGAAATAATAAACCCAATTGTCCTGACGCTCAAGCTCTAGCGCCTTGGTGAAGTACTCGACTTTGCGGTTGTTGTCCTCTTCTTCTACGCCTTTGTCGTACCAAGATGCCTGTGAAAAGCCGAAGCTCACAGTACCCAAACACAAGACGAAAAGAAGCAATACCCCCCGATGAAAAAAGTGATTCTGCATAAAACGGTTGAACGCGTTAAAGTAAAAATAGGCATCTGCCAACACAGGCCAAAACGTCAAAAAACGCTTCTCTGTGGGTAAGCAGGGCCAAATTTCTCCTTAGCAATATAGCTGCAAGGCAAAACGCCCGTCAGCCACCTTAATTCTACGTTTCCAACGCAAGAATGGTTGAGTACAGAATTGGACAGCTGATGTGGGAAAAAAGGGAGTGATGCCTGAGATTGGGGCAAAAATTCGGATCAACCCCAAGCCATATTTGCAAACGCTTTCCAGTTGGCCATTGAACTTCCTCCGGACGGAATGGAGAAGGCAACTTGACTGAATGCCCGTGAGTAGGGAGCACCTGCGCGCAGGAATCCTGCAAAAATCTCGGCAACTTCTTCTGGATCATTGGCAAATACGCCGCAACCCCAGGCTCCCAATACGAGGTTTTCGACGCCTTGTGCGACTGCCAAGGCAAGCACTTTTTCGGCGCGGGAAACCATGACCGACTTTATTTCAGAGGCTTTTTGAGGCTCATTCTGTCGAATGCAGCCTGCGTTCACCGCCGGAGCGGTGATGATGGAGGCACAGTAGGGCGATTCCAGCAGGGCATCCATATCATCTCGGAAAATCGGAACTTGCGGGGACCAGATCATGTAATCAGAGTAGAGGCAGGTGCCGGTCTTGCGGTTAAATTCGTAGTATTCCGGCTTTCGTAACAAGCTCGCGTAGAGCCCGCTTGCACGCGACAAGGCTTCTTCTTGCGCTTGGCTTCCTCCAAGAAAGCCGCCTCCGGGATTTTTTGCAGAGGCAAAGTTCAGACAGGCAACGTTTTCCAGCTTCTGATCCACCACCCATCTTTGGCAGGTGCGAAAC of the Bacteroidota bacterium genome contains:
- a CDS encoding TIGR02452 family protein — encoded protein: MSRTDRAKIAEQTVEILKRKTYSTASGKKISIEKSLEACLKDTEVIRPDAWPNLMTEVQQKVYRRPQGKPVTISVFAETTFRTCQRWVVDQKLENVACLNFASAKNPGGGFLGGSQAQEEALSRASGLYASLLRKPEYYEFNRKTGTCLYSDYMIWSPQVPIFRDDMDALLESPYCASIITAPAVNAGCIRQNEPQKASEIKSVMVSRAEKVLALAVAQGVENLVLGAWGCGVFANDPEEVAEIFAGFLRAGAPYSRAFSQVAFSIPSGGSSMANWKAFANMAWG